The Andrena cerasifolii isolate SP2316 chromosome 15, iyAndCera1_principal, whole genome shotgun sequence genome includes a window with the following:
- the LOC143377266 gene encoding uncharacterized protein LOC143377266 isoform X1 — MSGSSRRIAFLFLLGASFCWTASCSANLARPARATKGRLPTPYSSWRVVLCLTQSQSSLKTDIQKAWDKARLESSHADMNVSYIEALPKADSLTYPLSLLNKFCTEIKAGKTVLSLIIGGGSAARFLVTAAAALNLPALWLPFTHEDYLRQGNLGRFESRIGSSTKEVGAAAAALMHRANWHAFTLLIDTTLLPVTHLLQTDQPTLTPRTIIHLPTNDKTLRMRLRRVAEEGGSGGVIVMGCDLNNARKILAAAGKFEMLAGRFLWLWLDLKAELRPNEPNIISTHIVHNSRAALATNENSAPAESANRNANLVIESHLALDSLPSLANDIHRLQEYRWQNEKTAVKQEEKRFHLSDDEEFRFTDKDLNSKDFMPVGMLALRPSGVKLIGSDTILSRVIRETSQALDETLLEIKTKVNRLGELQLEENFTPECLPERKSKFLASEIRGNVSKILTQKLRKSVGQISKDKAKFHLLNLQAIRFPGNKTQLRWTKVGTVKGAKEVHLDTIIWPGGGIVPAYLEQGGEKIGMPMYRIVTALASPFTMVTSLQEGLCLRGIFCRQGSTVMCCYGLSMDLMSVVSRELGFRYDLYLVQDGLFGKRNGRSGAWNGIMGELVSGRAQLAFAPLSVSAHRAEVVDFTTPYFFSGVSFLTAPKLKPEIPLFAFLVPFSTELWIAVFTSLNFTAIAVALYEWFSPFGLNPWGRQRSKNFSIASALWVMWGLLCGHLVAFKAPKSWPNKFLINIWGGFSVIFVASYTANIAALIAGLFFHSAVSNYHDKSLLLQKVGAPRASAAEYYVKKANPPLWSHMARYSLSNVAEGVERLRNGSLDILIADTPILDYYRAIDDGCRLQKIGDTINEDTYAVALTKGHPLKESISKVIANYTSTGLLDILQEKWYGGLPCIRGRGGMDTGLEHKQGGQPRPLDVASVAGVFCLLGMGVVLGSIILAGEHLFYKYTLPRLRHRPEDSIWRSRNVMFFSQKLYRFINCVELVSPHHAARELVHTVRQGQIASLFQKSVKRKEHEQRRRRKSKAQFFEMIQEIRRVQQEEKIETVPEEPGKLSAVRKDEKGRERSRSKSPLMPRSPKSKEKSRSSTNLSGSRLGLSPVNLETPMKPREFTLSSTNLRARSPLETVGRRLSHGDGGSPPPRLGSHFGGSATLRPLAPIKSDAAAVGSAATAPRYSRSPAKRGQSFPVFATLRPPHSTGHQMSKSPLLSPTNELTSAIGRKLSREWGSGTIDLTRSSEAVGGGSTCTLNQQMTLSLERPTHEKAKNDALPIKTPIRRARSHENRDTGKLMADLPSPRLTAQPVVGGRSVSERTKKQLESELKAILSARAHHRDLHPP; from the exons ATGTCTGGCTCCTCTCGGAGAATTGCCTTTCTATTTTTGTTGGGAGCGTCCTTCTGCTGGACAGCCTCCTGCTCCGCGAACCTGGCCAGGCCTGCGAGAGCGACCAAGGGCAGGCTTCCAACACCTTACTCTTCGTGGCGCGTGGTGCTATGCCTGACACAGTCGCAGAGCTCCCTTAAGACGGATATTCAGAAGGCGTGGGATAAAGCGAGGCTGGAGTCAAGCCACGCGGACATGAATGTATCCTACATAGAGGCACTGCCTAAGGCAGACTCGCTGACGTATCCTCTGTCGCTGCTGAACAAGTTCTGCACCGAGATTAAAGCTGGGAAGACAGTGCTGAGCCTGATCATCGGGGGAGGGTCAGCTGCAAGGTTCCTCGTTACAGCTGCAGCCGCTTTAAACCTCCCAGCGTTGTGGTTGCCATTCACGCACGAGGACTACCTTCGGCAG GGAAATCTTGGGAGGTTCGAGAGTCGCATAGGCTCGAGTACCAAAGAAGTCGGGGCAGCTGCTGCGGCTTTAATGCACAGGGCTAACTGGCACGCGTTCACTCTTCTCATCGACACCACCCTGCTTCCAGTGACTCATCTTTTGCAAACGGATCAACCGACATTAACGCCCAGGACGATTATACACCTGCCGACGAACGACAAGACTTTGAGGATGAGACTGAGACGAGTTGCCGAAGAAGGAGGGAGCGGAGGAGTCATAGTGATGGGTTGCGATCTGAACAACGCGAGGAAGATACTCGCTGCCGCGGGGAAGTTCGAGATGCTCGCTGGGAGGTTCCTGTGGCTCTGGCTGGACCTCAAAGCGGAGTTAAGGCCCAACGAGCCGAATATAATTAGTACGCACATCGTGCACAACTCGAGGGCGGCGCTCGCGACGAATGAGAACTCAGCGCCCGCAGAGAGCGCGAACAGAAACGCGAACCTGGTGATCGAGAGCCACCTGGCGCTGGACTCTCTGCCGAGCTTGGCCAACGACATACATCGACTGCAGGAGTACAGGTGGCAGAACGAGAAGACTGCGGTGAAGCAGGAGGAGAAACGATTTCACTTGAGCGACGACGAGGAGTTTCGGTTCACGGACAAGGACCTGAATTCTAAGGACTTCATGCCGGTCGGCATGCTCGCCCTAAGGCCCTCTGGCGTGAAGCTGATAGGCAGCGACACGATATTGTCTAGGGTGATAAGGGAGACCTCGCAGGCATTGGACGAGACGCTACTAGAAATCAAGACAAAGGTGAATCGTTTGGGGGAGCTGCAACTGGAGGAGAACTTCACGCCGGAGTGCCTCCCGGAGCGGAAGTCTAAGTTCCTCGCCAGCGAGATTAGAGGTAACGTCTCTAAGATCTTGACGCAGAAGCTGAGGAAGTCCGTGGGTCAGATTTCGAAGGACAAGGCTAAGTTTCACTTGCTGAACTTGCAAGCCATAAGGTTCCCCGGGAATAAGACTCAACTGAG ATGGACGAAAGTGGGCACCGTGAAGGGTGCGAAGGAAGTTCACCTCGACACCATCATCTGGCCAGGGGGCGGGATTGTTCCGGCCTACCTCGAGCAAGGCGGCGAGAAGATAGGGATGCCTATGTACCGAATCGTCACGGCGCTCGCGTCGCCGTTCACCATGGTGACTAGCTTGCAAGAAGGTCTCTGCCTCAGAGGAATATTCTGCCGCCAAGGCAGCACTGTGATGTGTTGTTACGGTCTAAGCATGGACCTGATGTCCGTGGTGTCTCGCGAGCTAGGATTCCGCTACGACCTATACCTGGTGCAGGACGGCCTGTTCGGGAAGAGGAACGGCAGAAGCGGCGCTTGGAACGGAATAATGGGGGAGCTGGTTTCCGGGCGGGCGCAGCTGGCATTCGCGCCTCTGAGCGTGTCCGCTCACAGAGCCGAGGTAGTGGACTTCACCACGCCGTACTTCTTTAGCGGAGTTAGCTTCCTGACCGCGCCGAAGCTGAAGCCCGAGATTCCGCTGTTCGCGTTTCTCGTCCCGTTCAGCACGGAGCTGTGGATCGCCGTCTTCACGTCCCTGAACTTCACTGCCATAGCAGTGGCGCTGTACGAGTGGTTCAGCCCGTTCGGTCTGAACCCCTGGGGCAGACAACGAAGCAAGAACTTCTCGATAGCCTCCGCCTTGTGGGTGATGTGGGGCCTCCTCTGCGGCCACCTGGTCGCCTTCAAGGCCCCCAAGTCCTGGCCTAACAAGTTTCTCATCAACATTTGGGGAGGCTTCTCTGTTATTTTCGTGGCTTCCTACACGGCCAACATAGCCGCCCTCATCGCGGGGCTCTTCTTCCACTCGGCAGTGAGCAACTATCATGACAAAAGC TTACTGCTGCAGAAGGTCGGCGCGCCGAGGGCATCCGCGGCCGAATACTACGTGAAGAAAGCAAACCCGCCGCTGTGGTCGCACATGGCGCGCTACTCGCTGTCAAACGTCGCCGAGGGCGTAGAGAGGTTAAGGAACGGTAGCTTGGATATCCTGATAGCCGACACCCCTATTCTGGATTACTATCGAGCGATAGACGACGGCTGCCGCTTGCAAAAGATCGGCGACACCATAAACGAGGACACGTACGCCGTGGCCCTTACAAAGGGGCACCCGCTGAAAGAAAGTATCTCCAAAGTAATAGCAAACTACACGAGCACAGGGTTGCTGGATATATTGCAGGAGAAATG GTACGGCGGGCTGCCTTGTATTCGAGGCAGGGGCGGTATGGACACAGGCCTGGAGCACAAGCAAGGAGGCCAGCCGAGACCTCTGGACGTGGCTTCTGTGGCTGGTGTGTTTTGCCTCCTCGGGATGGGCGTGGTGCTTGGCAGCATCATACTGGCCGGGGAGCACCTGTTTTATAAGTACACCCTGCCGAGGCTGAGGCACAGGCCAGAGGACTCTATATGGCGCAGCCGGAACGTGATGTTCTTCTCGCAGAAGCTGTACAGATTCATCAATTGCGTGGAGCTGGTGTCGCCCCATCACGCCGCCCGGGAATTGGTTCACACGGTACGACAGGGACAGATTGCCTCCCTCTTCCAAAAAAGCGTCAAGCGA AAGGAGCACGAACAGCGTCGTCGACGGAAAAGCAAAGCCCAGTTCTTCGAGATGATTCAAGAGATTCGAAG AGTCCAGCAAGAGGAAAAGATAGAGACAGTGCCGGAGGAGCCGGGCAAACTGTCGGCGGTCAGGAAGGACGAGAAAGGGAGGGAGAGGAGCCGTAGCAAAAGCCCTCTGATGCCTCGTAGCCCGAAGAGCAAGGAGAAGAGCAGGAGCTCGACCAATCTGTCCGGCTCCAGGCTCGGCTTATCCCCGGTCAACTTGGAAACCCCGATGAAACCGAGGGAGTTCACCCTGAGCAGCACGAACCTCAGGGCGAGGAGCCCGCTGGAGACCGTGGGCCGGCGATTGAGCCACGGCGACGGCGGCTCGCCACCGCCGCGTCTCGGCTCTCACTTCGGCGGGAGCGCCACCTTGCGGCCGCTAGCTCCGATCAAGAGCGACGCCGCTGCGGTCGGGAGCGCCGCGACGGCCCCGAGGTACTCCCGGAGCCCAGCGAAACGTGGACAATCCTTTCCGGTGTTCGCCACGCTCAGGCCGCCGCACTCCACCGGCCATCAAATGTCCAAGAGCCCCTTGCTGTCGCCCACCAACGAGCTCACGTCCGCCATCGGCAGGAAACTGTCGCGGGAATGGGGCTCCGGCACCATCGACCTCACCAGGTCCTCCGAGGCGGTCGGCGGTGGCTCCACCTGCACGCTCAACCAGCAAATGACCCTCTCCTTGGAGCGCCCGACGCACGAGAAGGCGAAGAACGACGCGCTGCCGATCAAGACCCCGATACGGCGGGCCAGGAGCCACGAGAACAGAGACACTGGCAAACTGATGGCCGATCTGCCGTCGCCGAGGCTCACCGCGCAGCCGGTGGTGGGAGGCCGATCGGTAAGCGAACGAACCAAAAAGCAATTAGAGTCCGAGCTGAAAGCTATATTGAGCGCCAGGGCTCACCACCGCGACTTGCATCCTCCTTGA
- the LOC143377266 gene encoding uncharacterized protein LOC143377266 isoform X2: protein MSGSSRRIAFLFLLGASFCWTASCSANLARPARATKGRLPTPYSSWRVVLCLTQSQSSLKTDIQKAWDKARLESSHADMNVSYIEALPKADSLTYPLSLLNKFCTEIKAGKTVLSLIIGGGSAARFLVTAAAALNLPALWLPFTHEDYLRQGNLGRFESRIGSSTKEVGAAAAALMHRANWHAFTLLIDTTLLPVTHLLQTDQPTLTPRTIIHLPTNDKTLRMRLRRVAEEGGSGGVIVMGCDLNNARKILAAAGKFEMLAGRFLWLWLDLKAELRPNEPNIISTHIVHNSRAALATNENSAPAESANRNANLVIESHLALDSLPSLANDIHRLQEYRWQNEKTAVKQEEKRFHLSDDEEFRFTDKDLNSKDFMPVGMLALRPSGVKLIGSDTILSRVIRETSQALDETLLEIKTKVNRLGELQLEENFTPECLPERKSKFLASEIRGNVSKILTQKLRKSVGQISKDKAKFHLLNLQAIRFPGNKTQLRWTKVGTVKGAKEVHLDTIIWPGGGIVPAYLEQGGEKIGMPMYRIVTALASPFTMVTSLQEGLCLRGIFCRQGSTVMCCYGLSMDLMSVVSRELGFRYDLYLVQDGLFGKRNGRSGAWNGIMGELVSGRAQLAFAPLSVSAHRAEVVDFTTPYFFSGVSFLTAPKLKPEIPLFAFLVPFSTELWIAVFTSLNFTAIAVALYEWFSPFGLNPWGRQRSKNFSIASALWVMWGLLCGHLVAFKAPKSWPNKFLINIWGGFSVIFVASYTANIAALIAGLFFHSAVSNYHDKSLLLQKVGAPRASAAEYYVKKANPPLWSHMARYSLSNVAEGVERLRNGSLDILIADTPILDYYRAIDDGCRLQKIGDTINEDTYAVALTKGHPLKESISKVIANYTSTGLLDILQEKWYGGLPCIRGRGGMDTGLEHKQGGQPRPLDVASVAGVFCLLGMGVVLGSIILAGEHLFYKYTLPRLRHRPEDSIWRSRNVMFFSQKLYRFINCVELVSPHHAARELVHTVRQGQIASLFQKSVKREHEQRRRRKSKAQFFEMIQEIRRVQQEEKIETVPEEPGKLSAVRKDEKGRERSRSKSPLMPRSPKSKEKSRSSTNLSGSRLGLSPVNLETPMKPREFTLSSTNLRARSPLETVGRRLSHGDGGSPPPRLGSHFGGSATLRPLAPIKSDAAAVGSAATAPRYSRSPAKRGQSFPVFATLRPPHSTGHQMSKSPLLSPTNELTSAIGRKLSREWGSGTIDLTRSSEAVGGGSTCTLNQQMTLSLERPTHEKAKNDALPIKTPIRRARSHENRDTGKLMADLPSPRLTAQPVVGGRSVSERTKKQLESELKAILSARAHHRDLHPP, encoded by the exons ATGTCTGGCTCCTCTCGGAGAATTGCCTTTCTATTTTTGTTGGGAGCGTCCTTCTGCTGGACAGCCTCCTGCTCCGCGAACCTGGCCAGGCCTGCGAGAGCGACCAAGGGCAGGCTTCCAACACCTTACTCTTCGTGGCGCGTGGTGCTATGCCTGACACAGTCGCAGAGCTCCCTTAAGACGGATATTCAGAAGGCGTGGGATAAAGCGAGGCTGGAGTCAAGCCACGCGGACATGAATGTATCCTACATAGAGGCACTGCCTAAGGCAGACTCGCTGACGTATCCTCTGTCGCTGCTGAACAAGTTCTGCACCGAGATTAAAGCTGGGAAGACAGTGCTGAGCCTGATCATCGGGGGAGGGTCAGCTGCAAGGTTCCTCGTTACAGCTGCAGCCGCTTTAAACCTCCCAGCGTTGTGGTTGCCATTCACGCACGAGGACTACCTTCGGCAG GGAAATCTTGGGAGGTTCGAGAGTCGCATAGGCTCGAGTACCAAAGAAGTCGGGGCAGCTGCTGCGGCTTTAATGCACAGGGCTAACTGGCACGCGTTCACTCTTCTCATCGACACCACCCTGCTTCCAGTGACTCATCTTTTGCAAACGGATCAACCGACATTAACGCCCAGGACGATTATACACCTGCCGACGAACGACAAGACTTTGAGGATGAGACTGAGACGAGTTGCCGAAGAAGGAGGGAGCGGAGGAGTCATAGTGATGGGTTGCGATCTGAACAACGCGAGGAAGATACTCGCTGCCGCGGGGAAGTTCGAGATGCTCGCTGGGAGGTTCCTGTGGCTCTGGCTGGACCTCAAAGCGGAGTTAAGGCCCAACGAGCCGAATATAATTAGTACGCACATCGTGCACAACTCGAGGGCGGCGCTCGCGACGAATGAGAACTCAGCGCCCGCAGAGAGCGCGAACAGAAACGCGAACCTGGTGATCGAGAGCCACCTGGCGCTGGACTCTCTGCCGAGCTTGGCCAACGACATACATCGACTGCAGGAGTACAGGTGGCAGAACGAGAAGACTGCGGTGAAGCAGGAGGAGAAACGATTTCACTTGAGCGACGACGAGGAGTTTCGGTTCACGGACAAGGACCTGAATTCTAAGGACTTCATGCCGGTCGGCATGCTCGCCCTAAGGCCCTCTGGCGTGAAGCTGATAGGCAGCGACACGATATTGTCTAGGGTGATAAGGGAGACCTCGCAGGCATTGGACGAGACGCTACTAGAAATCAAGACAAAGGTGAATCGTTTGGGGGAGCTGCAACTGGAGGAGAACTTCACGCCGGAGTGCCTCCCGGAGCGGAAGTCTAAGTTCCTCGCCAGCGAGATTAGAGGTAACGTCTCTAAGATCTTGACGCAGAAGCTGAGGAAGTCCGTGGGTCAGATTTCGAAGGACAAGGCTAAGTTTCACTTGCTGAACTTGCAAGCCATAAGGTTCCCCGGGAATAAGACTCAACTGAG ATGGACGAAAGTGGGCACCGTGAAGGGTGCGAAGGAAGTTCACCTCGACACCATCATCTGGCCAGGGGGCGGGATTGTTCCGGCCTACCTCGAGCAAGGCGGCGAGAAGATAGGGATGCCTATGTACCGAATCGTCACGGCGCTCGCGTCGCCGTTCACCATGGTGACTAGCTTGCAAGAAGGTCTCTGCCTCAGAGGAATATTCTGCCGCCAAGGCAGCACTGTGATGTGTTGTTACGGTCTAAGCATGGACCTGATGTCCGTGGTGTCTCGCGAGCTAGGATTCCGCTACGACCTATACCTGGTGCAGGACGGCCTGTTCGGGAAGAGGAACGGCAGAAGCGGCGCTTGGAACGGAATAATGGGGGAGCTGGTTTCCGGGCGGGCGCAGCTGGCATTCGCGCCTCTGAGCGTGTCCGCTCACAGAGCCGAGGTAGTGGACTTCACCACGCCGTACTTCTTTAGCGGAGTTAGCTTCCTGACCGCGCCGAAGCTGAAGCCCGAGATTCCGCTGTTCGCGTTTCTCGTCCCGTTCAGCACGGAGCTGTGGATCGCCGTCTTCACGTCCCTGAACTTCACTGCCATAGCAGTGGCGCTGTACGAGTGGTTCAGCCCGTTCGGTCTGAACCCCTGGGGCAGACAACGAAGCAAGAACTTCTCGATAGCCTCCGCCTTGTGGGTGATGTGGGGCCTCCTCTGCGGCCACCTGGTCGCCTTCAAGGCCCCCAAGTCCTGGCCTAACAAGTTTCTCATCAACATTTGGGGAGGCTTCTCTGTTATTTTCGTGGCTTCCTACACGGCCAACATAGCCGCCCTCATCGCGGGGCTCTTCTTCCACTCGGCAGTGAGCAACTATCATGACAAAAGC TTACTGCTGCAGAAGGTCGGCGCGCCGAGGGCATCCGCGGCCGAATACTACGTGAAGAAAGCAAACCCGCCGCTGTGGTCGCACATGGCGCGCTACTCGCTGTCAAACGTCGCCGAGGGCGTAGAGAGGTTAAGGAACGGTAGCTTGGATATCCTGATAGCCGACACCCCTATTCTGGATTACTATCGAGCGATAGACGACGGCTGCCGCTTGCAAAAGATCGGCGACACCATAAACGAGGACACGTACGCCGTGGCCCTTACAAAGGGGCACCCGCTGAAAGAAAGTATCTCCAAAGTAATAGCAAACTACACGAGCACAGGGTTGCTGGATATATTGCAGGAGAAATG GTACGGCGGGCTGCCTTGTATTCGAGGCAGGGGCGGTATGGACACAGGCCTGGAGCACAAGCAAGGAGGCCAGCCGAGACCTCTGGACGTGGCTTCTGTGGCTGGTGTGTTTTGCCTCCTCGGGATGGGCGTGGTGCTTGGCAGCATCATACTGGCCGGGGAGCACCTGTTTTATAAGTACACCCTGCCGAGGCTGAGGCACAGGCCAGAGGACTCTATATGGCGCAGCCGGAACGTGATGTTCTTCTCGCAGAAGCTGTACAGATTCATCAATTGCGTGGAGCTGGTGTCGCCCCATCACGCCGCCCGGGAATTGGTTCACACGGTACGACAGGGACAGATTGCCTCCCTCTTCCAAAAAAGCGTCAAGCGA GAGCACGAACAGCGTCGTCGACGGAAAAGCAAAGCCCAGTTCTTCGAGATGATTCAAGAGATTCGAAG AGTCCAGCAAGAGGAAAAGATAGAGACAGTGCCGGAGGAGCCGGGCAAACTGTCGGCGGTCAGGAAGGACGAGAAAGGGAGGGAGAGGAGCCGTAGCAAAAGCCCTCTGATGCCTCGTAGCCCGAAGAGCAAGGAGAAGAGCAGGAGCTCGACCAATCTGTCCGGCTCCAGGCTCGGCTTATCCCCGGTCAACTTGGAAACCCCGATGAAACCGAGGGAGTTCACCCTGAGCAGCACGAACCTCAGGGCGAGGAGCCCGCTGGAGACCGTGGGCCGGCGATTGAGCCACGGCGACGGCGGCTCGCCACCGCCGCGTCTCGGCTCTCACTTCGGCGGGAGCGCCACCTTGCGGCCGCTAGCTCCGATCAAGAGCGACGCCGCTGCGGTCGGGAGCGCCGCGACGGCCCCGAGGTACTCCCGGAGCCCAGCGAAACGTGGACAATCCTTTCCGGTGTTCGCCACGCTCAGGCCGCCGCACTCCACCGGCCATCAAATGTCCAAGAGCCCCTTGCTGTCGCCCACCAACGAGCTCACGTCCGCCATCGGCAGGAAACTGTCGCGGGAATGGGGCTCCGGCACCATCGACCTCACCAGGTCCTCCGAGGCGGTCGGCGGTGGCTCCACCTGCACGCTCAACCAGCAAATGACCCTCTCCTTGGAGCGCCCGACGCACGAGAAGGCGAAGAACGACGCGCTGCCGATCAAGACCCCGATACGGCGGGCCAGGAGCCACGAGAACAGAGACACTGGCAAACTGATGGCCGATCTGCCGTCGCCGAGGCTCACCGCGCAGCCGGTGGTGGGAGGCCGATCGGTAAGCGAACGAACCAAAAAGCAATTAGAGTCCGAGCTGAAAGCTATATTGAGCGCCAGGGCTCACCACCGCGACTTGCATCCTCCTTGA